In Deinococcus psychrotolerans, the genomic window GACCTTCAACAAAAACGGCCTGAGCGGTGGCCGCAAATCCAAGAACGCCTTCATGGGCTTTTTGATCGGCCTCGGCACCATGCTGGTGGTCGCGCCGCTGATCCTGATTTTCGGTTTTCTGCTTCTCAAAGGCTTCGGCGCTCTCAATCTCGACTTCTTTCTCAAAACCCCAGCGCCCGAAGGCGAAGCGGGCGGCGGCTGGGCCAACGCCATTTCCGGCTCGCTGCTGATTTTGGCGATGGCCGCCGTGCTGGGCGTTCTGGTGGGCGTCGCGGGCGGTATCTTTTTGGCCGAATTTCCGCGCCACCGCCTGATGCCGGTTATCCGGATGCTCAGTGACGTGCTCAGCGGCATTCCCGCCATCGTGATGGGGCTGGTGGTTTACGCGCTGGTGGTCAGACCGATGGGACACTTCAGCGCCTTCGCGGGCAGCGTGGCGCTGGGCCTGCTGATGGTGCCTATCGTGGTCAGAACCACCGAGGAAGTGCTGAAACTGGTGCCGCTGAGCGTGCGTGAAGCAGGCTTGGCGCTGGGCCTGCCGCAGTGGAAAGTGATTCTGAGCATCGTGCTGCCCGCAGCCAGCGGCGGCATTATCACCGGCCTGATGCTGGCCCTCTCCCGCGTCGCTGGAGAAGCGGCTCCACTGCTGTTCACGGCTTTTGGCAGCAACCTGGTCAACCTCAATCCCCTGCAACCCACCAGCGCTTTGCCGCTGCAAATTTTTATCGGAGCCACCAGCGCTTACGACGAAAACCAGCGCCTCGCTCAAGCTGGAGCGCTGCTGCTGATTACCCTCATTTTCGTGACCTCCTTGCTGGCCCGCTTCGCCAGCAGGCAAAAGTAAAACGCTGAGTAGAAGCATTCGCTTTTGCCCTCCCCCTTCCCAAACCCTGAAAGGAGCCACATGTCCCTATTACTGACCACCAGCAACGTAGATATCTATTACGGCAGCAAGCAAGCCGTGAACAAAGTCAACTTGGCTGTTGAAAAAGGCACGGTCAATGCCCTGATCGGCCCTTCGGGTTGCGGAAAAACCACTTTTTTGCGGGCCATCAACCGGATGCACGACCTCACGCCGGGCGCACGCGTAGAAGGCCAGATTTTGCTGGACGGCCAAGACATTTACAGCGCTGGCGTCGACCCGGTAGAAGTGCGCCGCCGGGTGGGGATGGTGTTTCAAAAGCCCAATCCTTTTCCGACCATGAGCGTGTTTGACAACGTGGTCAGCGGCCTGAAGCTGGCCGGCATGCGCGATCAGAAAGCCCTCATGGAAATTGCCGAGCGCTCCCTGCGCGGCGGGGCACTTTGGGAAGAAGTCAAAGACCGCCTCAAGTCGCCCGCCACCGGTTTGTCGGGGGGGCAGCAGCAGCGGCTGTGCATTGCCCGCGCTCTGGCCGTCGAACCCGAAATCCTGCTGATGGACGAGCCGACCTCAGCGCTCGATCCGGCCAGCACCGCCAAGATCGAAGATTTGATGACCGAACTCAAAAAAGTCACCACCATCATTATCGTGACCCACAATATGCACCAAGCTGCCCGCGTCAGCGATACCACCAGCTTCTTCCTGAACGGCGACCTCGTCGAGCACGGCCAAACCGACCAACTCTTCACTTCGCCCAAAGACGAGCGCACCGAGGCGTATGTCACGGGGCGCTTCGGCTAAGCACATTGAGCTAGGCCCACTGAGCTAGGCCCAGCAGCGCCGCCAAAGACCCAACGGAAAAACAAGAGTCTCAGGAGCTCAATACAGCTATCCTGAGACTCGACGTTTTTGCTGACTTCCGCTTTGCTCCGCGGCCAAGAACCCGCATGACATCCCCCTTACCCATGAACGACATACTAGCCACAATGAACAGCCGCCTCATTACCCCTCTAAGAGGACACCTCAACGTCCGTTTTTTGCGGATGCTCAGCATCACGCTAGAACAGATGGCGCTGCTTGAGCAGGCGGTGGGGCGTGGGGTTTTTGCCAATCTGGCCGTCCGCACCGCCGAGCTCGAGCGCGAAACAGACCTTTTGGAATATGAGCTCGAAGACCTGTGCCTGACGGCCATGGCCCAGCCGCTGAGCGACACCGATCTGCATTTTTACGTGATGGTGTTTCGGAGTCTGGCCGATCTGGAGCGGGTCGGGGACTACGGGCGGCAAGTCGGGCGTGACCTGGAAGCGCTGGGGCCACTGGCCCAAACGGCAGCGCTGCAAGACGTGCTGCCGATTGCCCGTCTCCTGAGCAACATGTTGGAGAGGTTGGCCTACGCTTTTGCCGAGCGCGACCTTGACGGCGTCAGGGAAGTGATTCGGCTGGATTTTGAGCAGGTGGACGCC contains:
- the pstA gene encoding phosphate ABC transporter permease PstA, translated to MAVSQLSPTFNKNGLSGGRKSKNAFMGFLIGLGTMLVVAPLILIFGFLLLKGFGALNLDFFLKTPAPEGEAGGGWANAISGSLLILAMAAVLGVLVGVAGGIFLAEFPRHRLMPVIRMLSDVLSGIPAIVMGLVVYALVVRPMGHFSAFAGSVALGLLMVPIVVRTTEEVLKLVPLSVREAGLALGLPQWKVILSIVLPAASGGIITGLMLALSRVAGEAAPLLFTAFGSNLVNLNPLQPTSALPLQIFIGATSAYDENQRLAQAGALLLITLIFVTSLLARFASRQK
- the pstB gene encoding phosphate ABC transporter ATP-binding protein PstB: MSLLLTTSNVDIYYGSKQAVNKVNLAVEKGTVNALIGPSGCGKTTFLRAINRMHDLTPGARVEGQILLDGQDIYSAGVDPVEVRRRVGMVFQKPNPFPTMSVFDNVVSGLKLAGMRDQKALMEIAERSLRGGALWEEVKDRLKSPATGLSGGQQQRLCIARALAVEPEILLMDEPTSALDPASTAKIEDLMTELKKVTTIIIVTHNMHQAARVSDTTSFFLNGDLVEHGQTDQLFTSPKDERTEAYVTGRFG
- a CDS encoding phosphate signaling complex PhoU family protein; its protein translation is MNSRLITPLRGHLNVRFLRMLSITLEQMALLEQAVGRGVFANLAVRTAELERETDLLEYELEDLCLTAMAQPLSDTDLHFYVMVFRSLADLERVGDYGRQVGRDLEALGPLAQTAALQDVLPIARLLSNMLERLAYAFAERDLDGVREVIRLDFEQVDALYEQLQRASLTRILENPEDVGAALTATRMARSLERLGDHVVNVAERLEANMLQAGD